Proteins encoded together in one Cellulomonas gilvus ATCC 13127 window:
- a CDS encoding sensor histidine kinase: protein MTSQTATATAPTAPAHDLLDTHPPASHDLAAIAPALLGGRELALAPVTAATWQAVSQTFIGFLWLVTLGTVAMVLIPTGVGLVPALGIGIPLLVVTLVAARGFARAEIARLRAQTGAVIPPADARRANRPGWWAAFVAPLFDSRAWAATGYAALSVLTASLAFALVIGLGAGGLAGIASPVYGTGPVIEEWAGRSPVAITVVLVLLGLGALWLSALAAQAAALLQVRMGRAMLGRTRAAQRLAAADAAREQAEVRVAHVEKTRILVVDAADDERRRIERDLHDGAQQRLVALGVELGAARRRTPEDPQAAADALAYAHKEVQETLAELRDLVRGIHPAVLTDRGLDAALSALAARSPIPVTVQTPDDDSLTRCGAAAQAAAYFVVAEALTNVAKHAYATSARIVVGCTDQRLRLVVHDDGRGGARATPGSGLDGLRGRVAALDGTFELVSPEGAGTSLTVVIPCAS, encoded by the coding sequence ATGACCTCGCAGACCGCCACCGCGACGGCGCCCACCGCGCCCGCGCACGACCTCCTCGACACCCATCCACCCGCGTCCCACGACCTGGCCGCGATCGCGCCCGCCCTGCTCGGCGGACGTGAGCTCGCACTCGCACCGGTCACTGCCGCCACCTGGCAGGCGGTCTCGCAGACGTTCATCGGCTTCCTGTGGCTGGTGACGCTGGGCACCGTCGCGATGGTCCTGATCCCCACGGGCGTCGGACTCGTCCCGGCGCTCGGCATCGGCATCCCGTTGCTCGTGGTGACGCTCGTCGCCGCGCGGGGCTTCGCGCGGGCGGAGATCGCGCGGCTGCGGGCGCAGACCGGTGCGGTCATCCCGCCGGCCGACGCGCGTCGCGCGAACCGCCCCGGGTGGTGGGCCGCGTTCGTCGCTCCGCTGTTCGACTCCCGCGCGTGGGCCGCGACGGGCTATGCCGCGCTCTCGGTCCTGACGGCGTCGCTCGCGTTCGCCCTGGTGATCGGGCTGGGCGCGGGTGGCCTGGCCGGAATCGCGAGCCCGGTGTACGGCACGGGCCCCGTGATCGAGGAGTGGGCCGGACGCTCACCCGTGGCGATCACGGTGGTCCTGGTGCTGCTCGGCCTGGGTGCGCTGTGGCTGAGCGCGCTCGCGGCGCAGGCCGCCGCGCTCCTGCAGGTGCGGATGGGCCGGGCGATGCTCGGGCGCACGCGGGCCGCGCAGCGGCTGGCCGCCGCGGACGCGGCACGTGAGCAGGCGGAGGTGCGGGTCGCGCACGTCGAGAAGACCCGGATCCTGGTGGTCGACGCGGCCGACGACGAGCGCCGCCGCATCGAGCGGGACCTGCACGACGGTGCGCAGCAGCGCCTGGTCGCGCTCGGCGTCGAGCTCGGTGCGGCGCGCCGCCGCACGCCCGAGGACCCGCAGGCCGCCGCGGACGCGCTCGCGTACGCGCACAAGGAGGTCCAGGAGACGCTGGCCGAGCTGCGTGACCTGGTGCGCGGCATCCACCCGGCCGTGCTGACCGACCGCGGCCTGGACGCGGCCCTGAGCGCGCTCGCGGCGCGCAGCCCGATTCCGGTCACGGTCCAGACACCCGACGACGACTCGCTCACCCGGTGCGGGGCGGCAGCGCAGGCCGCGGCGTACTTCGTGGTCGCCGAGGCGCTCACCAACGTCGCCAAGCACGCGTACGCCACGTCCGCACGGATCGTGGTGGGGTGCACCGACCAGCGGCTGCGCCTCGTCGTGCACGACGACGGACGCGGCGGCGCGCGCGCGACGCCGGGCAGCGGGCTCGACGGCCTGCGCGGCCGGGTGGCGGCGCTGGACGGGACGTTCGAGCTGGTCAGCCCCGAGGGCGCCGGCACCAGCCTCACGGTGGTGATCCCGTGCGCATCGTGA
- a CDS encoding penicillin-binding protein → MPQPARTRGRQVNAFQALALLLSFVLVAAVGGVLTAGLVLPGVAIANGVTDMSVEAFDDLPTALEESPLPQKSRILANDGTVLATFFDQNREVVPLDQISKPMQNAVIATEDKRFYEHAGVDVMGMFRAAARNVLNTSQEGASTLTQQYVKNVLIEAALQADTEAERQEGIDAAREAEGADGVARKLREAKLAITLEKTMSKEEILEKYLNIAQFGSSVYGVEAAAQRYFGVPAAKLDYLQAATIAGITQSPSAWDPVLNPEDSQTRRDTVLYLLHQQEYITDAQYKKFLKTPLEESLNLQPSRLGCMSADDVVPGSGFFCDYVTKVIANDSTFGKTPEARRKLLMQGGLTIYTTLDPKRQAAADKEVKAGVPVKDKSGVGSAISVVEPGTGEIWAMAQNRDYNNTDDHGPRETAVNFNTDNKYGSASGFPPGSTFKPFTLLEWLKEGHSLQETIDGRRMSYPLTDFNAPCTNLGTETYEFGNAEGNGGVMSVLDATRNSVNSAYIAMASQLNLCNIFKGAAELGVHRAGGQAGDGDFQTLAANVLGTDSVAPLSMAGAFATFASGGIYCEPIAITKVTNAQGKKLKVPDAGCHQAIDKNVAAGMAYALSNVWTGTAKSVAKPAFAAAGKTGTTSHNEHTWFVGFTPRLSAAVWVGYPNGMRPMQGATIDGVSYNWAGSGPWGSSIAAPTWVRFMNTALRWGTNPEFDKPDDKLIYGERIGVPWVVGMSEQDARNRLYAAGFKVTVSSERVKSGLPAGAVAEQTPSGTAVRGALITLRLSDGSQVEPPDPCKDGKGPGCDDGGDGPGKDKGNGDRGSTGAASVLGEAATPSRSTTAW, encoded by the coding sequence ATGCCGCAGCCTGCCCGCACGCGAGGTCGTCAGGTCAACGCCTTCCAGGCGCTGGCCCTCCTGCTGTCGTTCGTCCTCGTCGCCGCGGTCGGCGGCGTCCTGACCGCCGGCCTCGTGCTGCCCGGTGTCGCGATCGCCAACGGCGTCACCGACATGTCCGTGGAGGCGTTCGACGACCTGCCGACGGCGCTCGAGGAGAGCCCGCTGCCGCAGAAGTCGCGGATCCTCGCGAACGACGGCACGGTCCTGGCCACGTTCTTCGACCAGAACCGCGAGGTCGTCCCGCTCGACCAGATCTCGAAGCCCATGCAGAACGCCGTGATCGCCACCGAGGACAAGCGGTTCTACGAGCACGCGGGCGTCGACGTCATGGGCATGTTCCGCGCCGCTGCGCGCAACGTGCTCAACACGTCGCAGGAGGGCGCCTCGACGCTCACGCAGCAGTACGTGAAGAACGTGCTGATCGAGGCCGCGCTGCAGGCCGACACCGAGGCCGAGCGGCAGGAGGGCATCGACGCCGCACGTGAGGCCGAGGGCGCCGACGGCGTGGCGCGCAAGCTGCGCGAGGCGAAGCTGGCCATCACGCTCGAGAAGACGATGTCGAAGGAAGAGATCCTCGAGAAGTACCTCAACATCGCGCAGTTCGGCTCGTCGGTGTACGGCGTCGAGGCGGCCGCGCAGCGGTACTTCGGCGTCCCGGCCGCGAAGCTCGACTACCTGCAGGCGGCGACCATCGCGGGCATCACGCAGTCGCCGTCGGCATGGGACCCGGTGCTGAACCCGGAGGACTCCCAGACGCGCCGCGACACCGTGCTCTACCTGCTGCACCAGCAGGAGTACATCACCGACGCGCAGTACAAGAAGTTCCTCAAGACGCCGCTCGAGGAGTCGCTCAACCTGCAGCCCTCGCGGCTCGGCTGCATGTCCGCGGACGACGTCGTGCCGGGCTCCGGGTTCTTCTGCGACTACGTCACCAAGGTCATCGCGAACGACTCGACGTTCGGCAAGACGCCCGAGGCCCGGCGCAAGCTGCTCATGCAGGGCGGCCTGACGATCTACACGACGCTCGACCCCAAGCGGCAGGCGGCCGCCGACAAGGAGGTCAAGGCCGGCGTCCCGGTGAAGGACAAGTCGGGGGTCGGCAGCGCGATCTCGGTGGTCGAGCCCGGCACGGGTGAGATCTGGGCCATGGCGCAGAACCGCGACTACAACAACACCGACGACCACGGTCCCCGCGAGACCGCCGTCAACTTCAACACCGACAACAAGTACGGCAGCGCGTCCGGCTTCCCGCCGGGCTCGACGTTCAAGCCGTTCACGCTGCTCGAGTGGCTCAAGGAGGGGCACAGCCTCCAGGAGACGATCGACGGCCGCCGCATGTCCTACCCGCTGACCGACTTCAACGCCCCGTGCACCAACCTGGGCACCGAGACGTACGAGTTCGGCAACGCGGAGGGCAACGGCGGCGTGATGTCCGTGCTGGACGCGACCCGGAACTCCGTGAACTCCGCGTACATCGCGATGGCCAGCCAGCTCAACCTGTGCAACATCTTCAAGGGCGCCGCCGAGCTCGGCGTGCACCGCGCGGGCGGTCAGGCGGGCGACGGCGACTTCCAGACGCTCGCCGCCAACGTCCTCGGCACCGACTCGGTCGCCCCGCTCTCGATGGCCGGGGCGTTCGCGACGTTCGCCTCGGGCGGCATCTACTGCGAGCCCATCGCCATCACCAAGGTCACCAACGCGCAGGGCAAGAAGCTCAAGGTGCCCGACGCGGGCTGCCACCAGGCCATCGACAAGAACGTCGCCGCGGGCATGGCCTACGCCCTGAGCAACGTGTGGACCGGTACCGCCAAGTCGGTCGCCAAGCCCGCGTTCGCGGCCGCCGGCAAGACGGGCACCACGTCGCACAACGAGCACACGTGGTTCGTCGGCTTCACGCCCCGGCTGTCCGCCGCGGTGTGGGTCGGCTACCCCAACGGCATGCGCCCGATGCAGGGGGCGACGATCGACGGCGTGTCGTACAACTGGGCCGGCTCGGGCCCGTGGGGCTCGTCGATCGCCGCGCCGACGTGGGTCCGGTTCATGAACACCGCGCTGCGCTGGGGCACCAACCCCGAGTTCGACAAGCCCGACGACAAGCTCATCTACGGGGAGCGGATCGGCGTGCCGTGGGTGGTGGGCATGTCCGAGCAGGACGCGCGCAACCGCCTGTACGCGGCCGGGTTCAAGGTCACCGTCTCGAGCGAGCGCGTGAAGTCCGGCCTGCCCGCGGGCGCGGTCGCCGAGCAGACGCCGAGCGGCACCGCCGTCCGGGGGGCCCTGATCACGCTGCGCCTGTCCGACGGCTCGCAGGTGGAGCCCCCCGACCCGTGCAAGGACGGCAAGGGCCCCGGCTGCGACGACGGCGGCGACGGCCCGGGCAAGGACAAGGGCAACGGCGACCGCGGCAGCACGGGGGCGGCATCGGTCCTCGGTGAGGCGGCCACGCCGTCGCGCTCCACGACCGCGTGGTGA
- a CDS encoding DUF4097 family beta strand repeat-containing protein, giving the protein MTTVLDKPATTPPAPAPPARSGVNRTLAWVGGSLGLAAMIWSSLTLVSLIAREESSGSATYAAAPVVELVADGRVEVTGAQTDEVSVERSARFAFSDPSYSAQVRGDRLVVEHRCAWRWVLQCSTDLTVTVPQGTALIVRTTDGSIRAEGVLGNAELRSDNGKIVARSLGGDLRVDASNGSVEVSDVVGSVKAWSSNGRIEVRGAASADARTSNGDVDVLDVDGAVVASSSNGHVEVAQARSDITATSDNGSVKVYGTGLPVALEIRSSNGSETIEAPTDPGADVRVIIRSSNGDVSYLSPIR; this is encoded by the coding sequence ATGACCACCGTCCTGGACAAGCCGGCCACCACGCCGCCGGCGCCCGCCCCGCCCGCCCGCTCGGGCGTGAACCGCACGCTGGCCTGGGTGGGCGGCTCCCTGGGCCTGGCCGCGATGATCTGGTCGTCGCTCACGCTCGTGAGCCTCATCGCCCGCGAGGAGTCCTCCGGATCGGCCACGTACGCGGCCGCTCCCGTGGTCGAGCTGGTGGCCGACGGCCGCGTGGAGGTCACCGGCGCGCAGACCGACGAGGTCAGCGTCGAGCGGAGCGCCAGGTTCGCGTTCTCCGACCCGAGCTACTCCGCGCAGGTGCGTGGTGACCGGCTCGTGGTGGAGCACCGCTGCGCGTGGCGCTGGGTGCTGCAGTGTTCGACCGACCTGACCGTGACGGTGCCCCAGGGCACGGCGCTGATCGTGCGGACCACCGACGGCAGCATCCGCGCCGAGGGCGTGCTCGGCAACGCCGAGCTGCGCAGCGACAACGGCAAGATCGTGGCCCGCTCGCTCGGCGGTGACCTCCGCGTGGACGCGTCCAACGGCTCCGTGGAGGTCTCGGACGTCGTGGGGAGCGTCAAGGCGTGGTCGAGCAACGGCAGGATCGAGGTCCGGGGCGCGGCGTCGGCCGATGCCCGGACCAGCAACGGTGACGTCGACGTGCTCGACGTCGACGGTGCCGTCGTCGCATCCTCGAGCAACGGTCACGTCGAGGTGGCGCAGGCGCGCTCGGACATCACCGCGACGAGCGACAACGGCTCGGTCAAGGTCTACGGCACGGGCCTGCCGGTCGCGCTGGAGATCCGCTCGTCCAACGGCTCGGAGACCATCGAGGCGCCCACCGACCCGGGTGCGGACGTGCGCGTCATCATCCGCTCGTCGAACGGGGACGTCTCCTACCTCTCGCCGATCCGCTGA
- a CDS encoding WhiB family transcriptional regulator: MQEIRDGHWTASAACGSGNVSPDSLFVEGSAQREARTVCQSCLVRLECLADALDNRMDFGVWGGMTERERRALLRRRPEVRSWWTELVPDGELVTS; the protein is encoded by the coding sequence GTGCAGGAGATCCGGGACGGTCATTGGACCGCGTCCGCGGCCTGCGGATCGGGCAACGTGTCGCCCGACTCGCTGTTCGTCGAGGGATCGGCGCAGCGCGAGGCGCGCACGGTGTGCCAGTCGTGCCTGGTCAGGCTCGAGTGCCTGGCCGACGCGCTCGACAACAGGATGGACTTCGGGGTGTGGGGCGGCATGACCGAGCGGGAGCGCCGAGCGCTGCTCCGGCGCCGGCCCGAGGTGCGCTCGTGGTGGACCGAGCTGGTGCCGGACGGCGAGCTCGTCACGTCCTGA
- a CDS encoding metallophosphoesterase produces MSAGPLRIAGGLVAAGAGALAWSLVEARWYALRHVEVPILPPGQDPLRILHVSDLHLTPSQRDKVAWVRDLASLDPHLVVDTGDNWAHPEAFRPLAHALEPLLERPGAFVMGSNDYIAPQAKNPARYLRRDARQAPHGRAHQLPWREMLRLFRSAGWADLDNRRGSLETAGRALSLVGTDDAHLDRDRFPAAGGDDDVRSTGRDVDLHLGVTHAPYRRVLDQMLADDADLVLAGHTHGGQLAVPGWGALVTNCDLDTRRAKGLHGWPGPRPDAPGGSGSTWLHVSGGLGTSPYAPVRFACRPEATLLTLLPA; encoded by the coding sequence GTGAGCGCCGGTCCCCTCCGGATCGCCGGCGGCCTCGTCGCCGCGGGTGCCGGTGCGCTCGCGTGGTCGCTCGTCGAGGCCCGGTGGTACGCGCTGCGCCACGTCGAGGTGCCGATCCTGCCCCCGGGCCAGGACCCGCTGCGCATCCTGCACGTCTCCGACCTGCACCTGACGCCCTCGCAGCGGGACAAGGTCGCGTGGGTCCGTGACCTGGCGTCGCTCGACCCGCACCTCGTCGTCGACACGGGTGACAACTGGGCTCACCCCGAGGCCTTCCGGCCGCTCGCGCACGCGCTCGAACCGCTCCTCGAGCGGCCCGGGGCGTTCGTCATGGGCTCGAACGACTACATCGCCCCGCAGGCCAAGAACCCCGCGCGCTACCTGCGCCGCGACGCACGCCAGGCCCCGCACGGCCGGGCGCACCAGCTGCCGTGGCGCGAGATGCTCCGCCTCTTCCGGTCCGCGGGGTGGGCCGACCTCGACAACCGTCGCGGCTCGCTCGAGACCGCGGGGCGCGCGCTGTCGCTCGTCGGGACCGACGACGCGCACCTGGACCGCGACCGGTTCCCCGCCGCGGGGGGCGACGACGACGTGCGCTCCACCGGCCGGGACGTCGACCTGCACCTGGGCGTGACGCACGCGCCCTACCGGCGGGTGCTCGACCAGATGCTGGCGGACGACGCGGACCTGGTGCTCGCGGGCCACACGCACGGCGGTCAGCTGGCCGTGCCGGGCTGGGGCGCGCTGGTCACCAACTGCGACCTGGACACCCGCCGCGCCAAGGGCCTGCACGGCTGGCCCGGCCCGCGCCCGGACGCACCCGGCGGTTCCGGCTCGACGTGGCTGCACGTGAGCGGCGGGCTGGGCACGTCGCCGTACGCGCCGGTCCGGTTCGCGTGCCGCCCCGAGGCGACGCTGCTCACGCTGCTGCCGGCGTGA
- a CDS encoding aspartate-semialdehyde dehydrogenase, with protein sequence MSANPTVAVVGATGQVGAVMRRLLDERDFPVGAIRFFASARSAGTTLPWRGRDVVVEDVATADLTGIDIALFSAGGGTSKEHAPRFAAAGAVVVDNSSAWRRDPQVPLVVSEVNPDALAEIPLGIVANPNCTTMAAMPVLKVLHAEAGLRRLVVTTFQAVSGSGLAGAQELDGQIRAAVEQDTLALVHSGAAVTFPDPVKYVAPIAFDVIPLAGSIVDDGLGETDEEQKLRHESRKILSIPDLLVSGTCVRVPVFTGHSLSVNAEFERPITPGRARELLAGAPGVQLEDVPTPLKAAGNDPSLVGRLRADEGVPDGRGLAMFISNDNLRKGAALNAVQIAELLTSR encoded by the coding sequence ATGAGCGCGAACCCGACCGTCGCCGTCGTCGGCGCCACGGGCCAGGTCGGCGCCGTGATGCGCCGCCTGCTGGACGAGCGCGACTTCCCCGTGGGCGCCATCCGCTTCTTCGCGTCCGCGCGCTCGGCCGGCACCACGCTGCCCTGGCGCGGCCGCGACGTGGTGGTCGAGGACGTCGCGACCGCGGACCTGACGGGCATCGACATCGCGCTGTTCTCCGCGGGCGGCGGCACGTCCAAGGAGCACGCCCCGCGGTTCGCGGCCGCGGGCGCGGTCGTCGTCGACAACTCCTCGGCCTGGCGCCGGGACCCGCAGGTGCCGCTCGTGGTGTCCGAGGTCAACCCGGACGCGCTCGCGGAGATCCCGCTGGGCATCGTCGCCAACCCGAACTGCACCACCATGGCCGCGATGCCGGTGCTCAAGGTGCTGCACGCCGAGGCGGGCCTGCGCCGGCTCGTCGTCACCACGTTCCAGGCCGTCTCCGGCTCGGGCCTGGCCGGCGCGCAGGAGCTCGACGGCCAGATCCGCGCGGCAGTCGAGCAGGACACGCTCGCGCTCGTGCACTCCGGTGCCGCCGTCACGTTCCCCGACCCGGTGAAGTACGTGGCGCCCATCGCGTTCGACGTCATCCCGTTGGCGGGCTCGATCGTCGACGACGGCCTGGGCGAGACCGACGAGGAGCAGAAGCTGCGGCACGAGTCGCGCAAGATCCTCTCGATCCCGGACCTCCTGGTCTCGGGCACGTGCGTCCGGGTGCCGGTGTTCACGGGCCACTCGCTGTCGGTCAACGCCGAGTTCGAGCGGCCGATCACGCCCGGGCGTGCGCGCGAGCTCCTGGCCGGGGCGCCGGGCGTCCAGCTCGAGGACGTGCCGACCCCGCTCAAGGCCGCGGGCAACGACCCGTCCCTCGTCGGGCGGCTGCGCGCCGATGAGGGCGTCCCGGACGGGCGCGGGCTGGCGATGTTCATCAGCAACGACAACCTGCGCAAGGGCGCCGCGCTCAACGCCGTCCAGATCGCCGAGCTCCTCACCAGCCGCTGA
- a CDS encoding DUF4177 domain-containing protein translates to MTTWEYATIPLITHMTKAILDQWGADGWELVQVVPGPGDGLVAYLKRPTNA, encoded by the coding sequence ATGACGACCTGGGAGTACGCGACCATCCCCCTGATCACCCACATGACGAAGGCGATCCTCGACCAGTGGGGCGCCGACGGCTGGGAGCTGGTCCAGGTGGTGCCCGGCCCCGGTGACGGGCTGGTCGCCTACCTCAAGCGGCCGACGAACGCCTGA
- a CDS encoding aspartate kinase translates to MALVVQKYGGSSVANAESIKRVAKRIAAAKRAGDDVVVVVSAMGDTTDDLIDLAQQVSPLPPQREMDILLTAGERISMSLLAMAINNLGVKAKSFTGQQAGVITDAVHGRARIVDVVPTRVRETVDKGQVAIVAGFQGVTESTNDVTTLGRGGSDTTAVALAAGLGADVCEIYTDVDGVFTADPRIVPAARKLDRVSYDEMLELAASGAKVLMLRCVEYGRRYSVPIHVRSSFSNHTGTLVTNEKNEDPNMEQPIIAGVAHDRSEAKITVVGVPDVPGKAARIFQVVADAGVNIDMIVQNVSVAATGLTDISFTLPADDGTAGMAALTERQPDIGFQSLQYDDTIGKVSLIGAGMKSHPGVSAKLFAALSDAGINIEMISTSEIRISVVTRADDLDEAVRTIHTAFELDSDQDEAVVYGGTGR, encoded by the coding sequence GTGGCACTTGTCGTGCAGAAGTACGGCGGATCGTCGGTAGCGAACGCCGAGAGCATCAAGAGGGTCGCCAAGCGCATCGCGGCAGCGAAGCGCGCGGGGGACGACGTCGTCGTCGTGGTCTCCGCCATGGGGGACACCACCGACGACCTCATCGACCTCGCCCAGCAGGTCAGCCCCCTGCCGCCGCAGCGCGAGATGGACATCCTGCTGACCGCGGGTGAGCGCATCTCGATGTCGCTGCTGGCCATGGCGATCAACAACCTCGGCGTGAAGGCCAAGTCCTTCACCGGGCAGCAGGCGGGCGTCATCACCGACGCGGTGCACGGCCGCGCCCGCATCGTCGACGTGGTCCCCACGCGGGTGCGGGAGACGGTCGACAAGGGTCAGGTCGCGATCGTCGCGGGGTTCCAGGGCGTCACGGAGTCGACGAACGACGTGACGACGCTCGGCCGCGGCGGCTCGGACACCACGGCGGTCGCGCTCGCCGCGGGCCTCGGCGCGGACGTCTGCGAGATCTACACCGACGTCGACGGCGTGTTCACCGCCGACCCGCGCATCGTGCCCGCCGCCCGCAAGCTCGACCGCGTCTCCTACGACGAGATGCTCGAGCTGGCCGCGTCGGGCGCCAAGGTGCTCATGCTGCGCTGCGTCGAGTACGGCCGGCGCTACTCCGTCCCCATCCACGTCCGCTCGTCGTTCTCCAACCACACGGGCACGCTGGTCACGAACGAGAAGAACGAGGACCCGAACATGGAGCAGCCGATCATCGCGGGCGTCGCGCACGACCGCTCGGAGGCCAAGATCACGGTCGTGGGCGTCCCCGACGTCCCGGGCAAGGCCGCGCGCATCTTCCAGGTCGTGGCGGACGCGGGCGTCAACATCGACATGATCGTCCAGAACGTCTCGGTCGCCGCGACGGGCCTGACGGACATCTCCTTCACGCTCCCGGCCGACGACGGCACCGCGGGCATGGCGGCGCTCACCGAGCGTCAGCCGGACATCGGCTTCCAGTCGCTGCAGTACGACGACACGATCGGCAAGGTCTCGCTGATCGGTGCCGGCATGAAGTCGCACCCGGGTGTCTCCGCGAAGCTGTTCGCGGCGCTGTCCGACGCGGGCATCAACATCGAGATGATCTCCACCTCGGAGATCCGGATCTCGGTGGTCACCCGCGCCGACGACCTCGACGAGGCGGTGCGCACGATCCACACGGCGTTCGAGCTCGACTCCGACCAGGACGAGGCCGTGGTGTACGGGGGGACGGGCCGATGA